The sequence CACATCCTGCTTCCTGTCCCGTGCTCATCACCTGCACACCCTGCTTCCTGTCCCGTGCCCATCACCTGCACACCCTGCTTCCTGTCCCGTGCTCATCACCTGCACATCCAGCTTCCTGTCGCGTGCCCATCACCTGCACACCTTGTTTCCTGTCACGTGCACACCCTCCTTTCCCTCACGTGTCCATCACCCGTTTTCCCCCTTCACGTGTCTATCACCTGCCCGCCCTATTTCCTGTCAAGTGCCCATAACCTGCCCATCCTACTTCCTCTCATGTGCCCAACCCGCTTCCCCAACACGTACTCACCCTGCTGCAGCTCGTGCCCAACACATGCTCGCCCTGCTTCCTGTTACGTGCCTATCACGTGCCCACCTACGTCCTGTCATGTGCCCACCCTGCTTCCGGTCACATGCCCGCCCCTAGCGTCACAGGCCCCGCCCTAGACGTGCCGTGCGCCCTCGCCTTCGCCCTAGTCGTCATCTTCCCGGTACAGCCGTTGCTTCGCAGCCATGACCTCGACCTCCACCTCCACTTCCACCTTGCGACCGGGACCCCAAGTGTCCCTGTGGGGAGAAGACGGAAAGGTACAGCCGGGCGCAGTCGGGGAACCTGGTGCGGGCGGGCGGGATGCGGGATGTGGGATGCGGGCAGCCCCTCCCCTCGCCCCCGCAGTCCCCGTACCAGAGGCTGAGCCAGAGGATGCTGGACGTGACGGGGGACCGCGGGGTGCTCAAGGACGTGATCCGCGAGGGCGCCGGCGAGCTGGTGGCCCCCGACGCCTCGGTGCTGGGTGCGCCCCCGGGACTCGGCCCTTTCCTGCGGGCAGGGGAGGGAGCTCGGCGGGGTCCCTGGCTTCGGTCCCCGACACCCCGTCGGGCAGAGGTCGCAGCGACGTCGCTCCAGGGCCCGGATCGGCATCCTCCTGGGAGCCGTCTGCAGAGTCTGCAGAGTCGAGTCGTGGCCGGGGCGGACAGACGGACAGGGGCCCCGAGGGGGCGTGTCCGGGCCTCACgcgctgccccctcccccccagtgagGTACTCGGGCTACCTGGAGCACATGGACAAGCCCTTCGACTCCAACTCCTACCGGAAGACGCCCAGGCTGATGAAGCTCGGGGAGGGTGCGCACCCCACCATCCGCACGACCCCACAAGTCCCGGGAGTGTGGGCCGGGAAGGCTTCCCGGCGGAGGGGGCCTTTGCAGCGCGTCCAGTCGCggtgggagtgggggcaggggcgggggcggAGAGGGCGCGTGTGCGAGGGGCACCCCGCTTGCTTCCCGCCGCCTCCCGCAGACATCACGCTGTGGGGCATGGAGCTGGGGCTGCTGAGCATGCGCAGAGGGGAGCTGGCGCGCTTCCTCTTGAGTCCGCGCTACGCCTACGGGGCGCTGGGCTGCCCCCCGCTCATCCCCCCCGAGGCCACCGTCCTCTTCGAGATCGAGCTGCTCGACTTCCTGGACTCTGCCGAGTCCGATGAGTTCTGCGCCCTCTCGGCCGTGAGTTTCTGGGGGGCGGGGGACCCCGCTGTTGTgggcttgcggggggggggggggggcggggggcttcaGCTCCGCGTCCCCGGCCTCGCTGCCCCGGCTTCCCGGCACCCCCGCGGCGTCGGGGCTGAGAGGCTGAGGGCGCAGGCCGCGCACCCCGTCGTCTCGGTCCCCAGGAGCAGCAGGACCAGTTCCCGCTCGACAAGGTCCTCAAGGTGGCGACCACCGAGCGCGAGTTTGGCAACTACCTCTTCCGCCAGAAGCGCTTCTACGACGCCAAGGCGCGCTACAAGCGGGTGAGCTGCAAGGTGGCCTGggtcacacatgcacacgcacacgcacacgtccATGAAGAGACTTGGGGGGCggtggcccagcgggttaagcgcacatagtgcaaacaaagcgcagggatcctggttcgagcccccaccgcggtgaagcaggtctgcaggtcttttgcttttttttctgtttttttttgtttcttaggggtattgcaggggcttggtgttTTGCAtcacaaatctgctgctcctgtggacatttttcctctctttctttctttttttggataggacagagaagttgagagaggaggggaagatagagacctgcagacctgcttcactgcttgtgaagcgaccccctgcaggtggggagctgggggctcgaaccaggatccttactccagtccttgcacttcgtgccacatgtgcttaacctgctgcgctatcaactgacgcccccccccccaggtgtcttatttgtctctcatcctctctgtctttctctcaatttctctctgtctagccaatttttttttaaaaaaagaagaaaaacctggccactaggaacagtggattcataatgcaggcacgagtccccagcgacaaccctggaggcaaaaaaaaaagattttgtgggGGGGTTCTGGAGTTCAGTGGTTCTGAaaagactgtcctgcctgaggctctcaggccccaggttcaatccccagcaccaccatcagccagagctgagcagggctctggtttgaAAACTCAGCTTTTTCAGGGTGCTTACCCAGTGCGGGGCTCCTGGAGCCCCTCTGCTGGCCCACAAGGGAGATGCTGGCTGTTCCCTTCCTGCTCCTCCCCCAGCCTGGGCTCCCTCCCTGCCATGTCAGTGACACATGTAACTGTGGCAGTTACCCAAGTCCTGTGGGTTTTCCCGGGGCCTCTGCAGCAGAGTAAGCTGGGagcagcttgggggggggggatcacttgGGGACAGTCCAGGAGGCAGGGGGCCAGAGTGGCTCCCAGGAAGACACTGAGACAGATTCAGGCttcctgaggggcggtggccatgTGCTGGAACCCCGGAGACCGTGCCACTGTCAGGAAGCCTCAAGAAGCCCCTTTGGTTTCTGGAAGTCCTCGGGCAGGTCCACAGGGCTCCCCCCTTCCTCCCAGAGCTGGGGACCCTTACTGATTGTGcttaagggagggagagagtgcatGTGAGCAGGGAGCAGCAGGGGTCACTCTCCATCAGAGGCTGATGCTGGGGGGGGCCGCCCCCCCCACCATCCCCACCCTGTTGTTTGAGTGAAACATGTCAAAACGTGTTAACAATCTTAGCGGCttctggggcaggtggggggcaACCTCTGGCACATCGCCTTCAATCATCCTGTGGGGGGTGTGTCCTGGTTGGGGTGTCAGTGAGccaggaatgggggtggggggttcacagGGCAGAGGCCCAAGGGCTTGGGGACGAGCATCACGAGCGCAGGGCACCCCACACTAGTGCTGCAACAGAGCCGTTCTGTCTCTCCTCCGTCTTGTCTCTGTCTCGCTGTCTCTCGGGCTGTCTGAAAGCGAGCAGGATGGACGGGGGCTGAGGGGAGGGAGGCCTGGCTCCAATCCCAGtgccccttctttccctccctccctgtccacAGGCCTTGCAGCTGCTGCACCGCAGGTCTGGGCCCCCAGAAGAGCGCCCCCTGGTGGAGGAGGCCCGGTTGCTCGTCCTGCTCAATCTGTCCCTCACCTACCTGAAACTGGAACGCCCAACCGCTGCCCTGCGCTGTGGGGAGCAGGCCCTGCGCATCGATCAGCGGAGCGCCAAGGCCCTGTTTCGTTGTGGGCAGGTGAGGGGTGCGGGGCGACTGCTGCGGGTGGGCTGACCGAGCGGGGGACTGGGCGGCGGGTCAgagtgccctctgccctctgccaggCCTGCCTATTCATGGCCGAGTACGAGAAGGCCCGGGACTTCTTGGTTCGAGCCCAGAGGGAGCAGCCATGCAACCATGACATCAACAATGAGCTGCGCAAGCTGGCATGGTGAGCGCGGCAGGGaccctcccaccccctcaccccaccagCACCCCCAAGGGGGCCAGTGAGGTTTGTCAGATGCTCCCGCTGGGTCCCCCACTGCAGACAGGGTCCTCAAGGATTCAGGATGGTTGGGTCCTGCCCTGAGGGTGGCCTTCCAGCCCCCCCCAGCTGTCAGCTCTGCCTGGGCTGCAGTGAGCCTTGGTGGTCCTCCCTGCTGAAGAAATGCACTGGTTCACTGGCTCTTTGACGCTGGATGCCAGGCATTGTGTAGAAAATAATCACCCAGccggtcgggcgatagtgcagcaggttaagcccacatggcgagaag is a genomic window of Erinaceus europaeus chromosome 15, mEriEur2.1, whole genome shotgun sequence containing:
- the FKBP6 gene encoding inactive peptidyl-prolyl cis-trans isomerase FKBP6 isoform X2, with translation MTSTSTSTSTLRPGPQVSLWGEDGKSPYQRLSQRMLDVTGDRGVLKDVIREGAGELVAPDASVLVRYSGYLEHMDKPFDSNSYRKTPRLMKLGEDITLWGMELGLLSMRRGELARFLLSPRYAYGALGCPPLIPPEATVLFEIELLDFLDSAESDEFCALSAEQQDQFPLDKVLKVATTEREFGNYLFRQKRFYDAKARYKRALQLLHRRSGPPEERPLVEEARLLVLLNLSLTYLKLERPTAALRCGEQALRIDQRSAKALFRCGQACLFMAEYEKARDFLVRAQREQPCNHDINNELRKLACYYQDYAEREREMCYRMFASHNEDPVNGDN
- the FKBP6 gene encoding inactive peptidyl-prolyl cis-trans isomerase FKBP6 isoform X1; translated protein: MTSTSTSTSTLRPGPQVSLWGEDGKSPYQRLSQRMLDVTGDRGVLKDVIREGAGELVAPDASVLVRYSGYLEHMDKPFDSNSYRKTPRLMKLGEDITLWGMELGLLSMRRGELARFLLSPRYAYGALGCPPLIPPEATVLFEIELLDFLDSAESDEFCALSAEQQDQFPLDKVLKVATTEREFGNYLFRQKRFYDAKARYKRALQLLHRRSGPPEERPLVEEARLLVLLNLSLTYLKLERPTAALRCGEQALRIDQRSAKALFRCGQACLFMAEYEKARDFLVRAQREQPCNHDINNELRKLAWSLMSPQRERGGRWSRRRCDLCVWPGVQVPAWLGVGVSGPVPKWEHSY
- the FKBP6 gene encoding inactive peptidyl-prolyl cis-trans isomerase FKBP6 isoform X3, with the translated sequence MTSTSTSTSTLRPGPQVSLWGEDGKSPYQRLSQRMLDVTGDRGVLKDVIREGAGELVAPDASVLDITLWGMELGLLSMRRGELARFLLSPRYAYGALGCPPLIPPEATVLFEIELLDFLDSAESDEFCALSAEQQDQFPLDKVLKVATTEREFGNYLFRQKRFYDAKARYKRALQLLHRRSGPPEERPLVEEARLLVLLNLSLTYLKLERPTAALRCGEQALRIDQRSAKALFRCGQACLFMAEYEKARDFLVRAQREQPCNHDINNELRKLAWSLMSPQRERGGRWSRRRCDLCVWPGVQVPAWLGVGVSGPVPKWEHSY
- the FKBP6 gene encoding inactive peptidyl-prolyl cis-trans isomerase FKBP6 isoform X4; amino-acid sequence: MTSTSTSTSTLRPGPQVSLWGEDGKSPYQRLSQRMLDVTGDRGVLKDVIREGAGELVAPDASVLDITLWGMELGLLSMRRGELARFLLSPRYAYGALGCPPLIPPEATVLFEIELLDFLDSAESDEFCALSAEQQDQFPLDKVLKVATTEREFGNYLFRQKRFYDAKARYKRALQLLHRRSGPPEERPLVEEARLLVLLNLSLTYLKLERPTAALRCGEQALRIDQRSAKALFRCGQACLFMAEYEKARDFLVRAQREQPCNHDINNELRKLACYYQDYAEREREMCYRMFASHNEDPVNGDN